A genomic segment from Dermacentor silvarum isolate Dsil-2018 chromosome 11, BIME_Dsil_1.4, whole genome shotgun sequence encodes:
- the LOC119433991 gene encoding uncharacterized protein LOC119433991, protein MATDNDDKCRAHELWVRVTTGDEASCGSCSESTQDSWWRLIRQRYGDPSRHHHNLDHLDHMAELLAEYADNLSNPRAVALALFFQYLEYDPKSQDNEERCIEAFRRFAEEARIPTDSELYLSVTELIQLTKLHSTEEHKQEGMYGREDKHFFLDFDMCVLGSSPTEYKDYTEKVRLEYSFVPDAVYKSLRSKVLRSFLQIPNIFSTEPFRRKYEERAKSNIRDEIAELDT, encoded by the exons ATGGCGACCGACAACGACGACAAGTGCCGTGCGCACGAGCTGTGGGTGCGAGTGACCACTGGCGACGAGGCTTCGTGCGGTAGCTGCAGCGAGAGCACGCAGGACTCCTGGTGGCGCCTGATCCGGCAGCGGTACGGCGACCCTTCGCGGCACCACCACAACCTCGACCACCTGGACCACATGGCCGAGCTGCTGGCAGAGTACGCCGACAACCTGAGCAACCCAAGGGCCGTCGCACTGGCGCTCTTCTTCCAGTA CCTCGAGTACGATCCCAAGTCCCAGGATAACGAGGAGCGGTGCATCGAGGCCTTCCGGCGGTTCGCCGAGGAGGCCCGAATACCCACG GACTCGGAGCTGTACCTGTCGGTGACGGAGTTGATCCAGCTGACGAAGTTGCACAGCACGGAGGAACACAAGCAGGAAGGAATGTACGGCCGAGAGGACAAGCACTTCTTCCTCGACTTTGACATGTGCGTGCTGGGGAGCAGCCCCACCG AATACAAAGACTACACGGAAAAGGTGCGCCTGGAGTACAGTTTTGTTCCCGACGCCGTCTACAAGAGCCTTCGGTCAAAG GTACTGCGGTCTTTCCTGCAAATTCCCAACATCTTCTCGACAGAGCCTTTCCGGAGGAAATACGAGGAGCGTGCAAAGAGCAACATTAGGGACGAAATCGCCGAGCTGGACACGTAA